In Leptolyngbya sp. CCY15150, one genomic interval encodes:
- a CDS encoding response regulator transcription factor has translation MRILVVEDDVQLADMLTEALTNRQYTVDVAGDGEAAWDWCETLSYDLILLDITLPKLDGIRFCQKIRDRNMTVPILMLTARDTIGDKILGLDAGADDYMVKPFDLDELMARIRALLRRGSVAPHSSIVWGQLYLNPVTYEVAYAHESVSLTPKEYALLELLVANGRRVMSRPGIIERLWSLDDSPTEEAVKFHIKTLRQKLRAAGAPEDFIETVHGLGYRLKQL, from the coding sequence ATGCGTATTTTAGTCGTCGAGGACGATGTACAACTAGCTGATATGCTGACAGAGGCACTCACAAACCGTCAGTACACAGTAGATGTAGCTGGTGATGGAGAAGCGGCCTGGGATTGGTGTGAAACCCTCAGCTACGATCTCATTTTGTTAGATATTACGTTGCCCAAGTTAGATGGCATTCGATTTTGCCAAAAAATCCGCGATCGCAACATGACGGTTCCCATCCTAATGTTGACAGCTCGCGATACAATTGGCGACAAAATTCTGGGGCTGGATGCTGGGGCTGATGATTATATGGTTAAGCCCTTTGATTTAGATGAACTGATGGCTAGAATTCGTGCCTTGCTCCGGAGAGGCAGCGTAGCTCCCCATTCCAGCATTGTTTGGGGACAGCTTTATCTTAATCCTGTCACCTATGAAGTTGCCTACGCCCATGAATCGGTGAGCCTAACGCCTAAGGAATATGCCCTGCTGGAGCTATTGGTGGCTAATGGCCGCCGCGTTATGAGCCGTCCTGGCATTATTGAACGCTTGTGGAGCTTGGACGATTCTCCGACCGAAGAAGCTGTCAAGTTTCATATCAAAACACTGCGCCAAAAGCTGCGTGCTGCTGGAGCCCCTGAAGATTTTATTGAAACCGTTCATGGTTTAGGTTATCGCCTAAAACAACTCTAA